GCGCACCCAGGAGCCCGGCGTGTCCGCCGTCGCATGGACCATGGACCAGCCCGTGGGGACCTCCGGAGCGGCCCAGGCATAGAGGAGGCGCGCGTCCTTGGGTGACAGGTTGACGCAGCCATGGCTCATCGGCTCGCCGAAGCGGTCGTGCCAGTAGGCCGTGTGCAGGGCGTAGTCGTCCTGGAAGAACATGGTCCACGGCACGGTGGCCACGCGGTAGGTCTCATTGCCGGCGGTGCCACTGCCCGTCATGTCCGCCTCCGCGAATTTGATCCAGATGCGGAACAGCCCCTCCGGCGTGTCCGTGCCCTGCTTCCCCGAGGAGATGAGCGTCGCGTACACCGGGCGCTCGCCCTCGTAGGCCACCAGCACCTGCGCATCCAGGTCCACGTCCAGCCAGCGGGAGCCCGGCGCCACCTCGGGCGGCGCGTGCGTGAACCAGGCCACGTGCAGGTCGTCCCGCGCCACCCAGTGGCCCTCCGCGATGCTCACCCAGTGGCCGTCCTCGGACAGCTCCTTCACCGCGACCAGGGTGCGCGGCGGCAGCACGGTCTCCCGAGCGGCCTTCGCGTCCGGGGCCAACTTCACCTCCACGGAGGCGGAGGGCCGGGTGCGGGACTGGGCCCAGGCGAACGTGGGCGGCAACTCCGCGATGGCCTCCGCGTTGACGCCTTCGAAGGCGGAGGGCCTGTACTCCCGGAGGACTCGCGCTTCCAGGTACTGGCCCTCCGTGGTGCGCCAGTACGTCTTGCGGCGGATGCGAACCTGTCCTCGGAGCTGCACCGTCACGGAGCCCTTCAGCAGCACGCCTTTGCGCCGGGCGCGGGCCTGCGCGAGGCTCGGATAGGCGCGCACGCGCTTGCCCACGACGCGCGCGTAGATGCCAGGGGTCAGCTCGCCCTCGCGGAGCTTCGGGAGTTCACGGACGCGCGGCTCGCGGAAGTTGGCCTCCAGGTAGCGCTCGCAGACCCAGCCGCGCGGCTCTATCTGCACCCAGGCTTCACAGTCCGGCCCGCGAATCGCCGTCTCGCCCTGCCAGCGGACCCGCATGTCCTGCGCCACGGTGCCCAGCGAGGGTGAGTTCTGGCGCGGCTCCTGGCGGACGACGATGGAGCGTCGGACTCGCAGCGAGCCCGCATCGGGCGCGAAAGGAATGGCGTGAGGCTCCAGGCCCGTCCCCGCATCCGTGCCCGTCCGCTCCGGCTCGGCGTCGTCGAGCACCAGCCCCGTGTCCTTGAGCGGCTCGCCATGGGGGCCCACGGCCCACTCCGTGTCGTCGAGCGGCTCGCCATCCGGGCCCAGCAGGGACTCCGTGTCGTCGAGGGGTTCGCCGTCCGGACCGAGCAGGGACTCGGAGTCCTCGATGGGTTCGCCGTCCGGGCCGAGCACCAGCTCCTCGCCCGGGTGCTGCGTGTCTGGGATGACGGTGAGCTGCTCGGACGAGGCCGTGACGTCGCCGTCCCCGTGGAACACGTCGTCCTCGGGCGGCACGGACTCGTCGAGCGCGGGGTCGATGGACAGGGCGGGGACCTCGCCGTGCCCTACGGCCGCCTGACGGCGCATCGGGTCGCCATCGCCGGAACGCCGCGCCGAGACCTCCGAACCTCCGTCCGTCCCCGCATCCGCGCGGGTGCGCTGCCACGCCGCATAGAGCGATTCCGAGGTGGCGACCACGCCCGGCGCTCGCGGATTCGTCACGGAGGCGTTCTGCGAGGCGGTCCCGCTAGAGGTCGCCCCCGACGGTGATGCGTCGGTGGAGTGCCCCACCCGGGCGTTCTCCGGGGCGGTCCCGATGGAGATTGCCCCCGTCGATGCTGCCTGGATGGGTTGCCCCACCCGGGCGTTCTCCGGGGCTGTCCCGCTGGAGGTCGCCCCAGTCCCCGAGCCAGGCCCACTGGGCGCCATCCCCGTCGTGGCTCCGGAGACCGCGCCACCCTCGGGAAGCACCGTGGCCCTCTCCGCCACGGATGACGGACTCGTCGGCGCATCGTGCGGGGCCGAGCCGTTCACGGACTCCGGAACACGGCTGCCCCGCGCGGACACGGTCCCTCTCCCTGGCGCCGTGGACTCGCGCGCCCCGGAGGCATCGGGCGTGAAGTCCTCCGGGCCGGGAGGAGGCGTGCAGGCGATTCCAGGCAGCAGCAGGACGAGCGGAAGCCAACGTCGCATGGAAGCGACACGGTACGGAGGAGCGCGAGCACACTCAACGTCGGCCACGGTGCGCGCGCCTGCGTGCGGCTCCGTGTGGGTGGGCAATTCGTGCCATCTCAGCGGCGCTTGTCACATGCAACGGAATGGTGGTTCCGTTTCATGAAACATGATGGGGAACGCAGGGTCCGTGGCCGAACCGCCCCCGTTCAGAAGCCCTGGGAACCGCGGGCCCTCGCCCCCGGGCGCATCGCCCCAGGGTGCCGGGCGCCAGGGTGGCCGCCTCCCCACCCACCGAGCCCCGTCCCTCCGCGCCTCTTTCCACCCTCCCCCTCTGGAAGATATGCAGCGGGGGAGATGAAGCTCGCCGAGACCGCTCCGCCCCCCGACCCTGAAACGCCGCCCGCCCCGCTGTCCCTGGACGAGGTGCGCCGGGCCACCCAGCTCCTCGAGGCCATCGCCACGGAGCGCTTCCTGATGGCGACCCTCCCCGAGGAGGACCGCATCGCCCTCCTCGCCGCGGCGGGCCGCGTGGTGCACCCGGACCGTGACACCAAGTCCCGGATGCAGAAGGCGCTGCGCCGGGACAAGAAGAAGACCAAGCGCGAGCACGACCGCATCGTCCGCGCGACGACGGAGATTCGCACCCTGCGCCGCTCCGCCGTCTTCACCGTGCCGGCGCTGCCCCCGCCGCCGCCCACGGAGGCTGGACCGGAGCGCATCCTGGAGCAGCCCCGCCGCTGCTACGTCTGCAAGGCCGAGTACCGGAAGCTGCACTTCTTCTACGACGCGATGTGCATCGAGTGCGCGGACTTCAACTACGCCAAGCGCACCCAGCGCGCGGACCTGACCGGCAAGGTCGCGCTCATCACCGGCGCCCGGGTGAAGATTGGCTTCCAGGCCTCGCTGATGCTGCTGCGCTCCGGCGCGGCCGTCATCGCGACCACGCGCTTCCCCAAGGACGCCGCGCAGCGCTACCTCCAGGAGCCTGACTTCGCGGACTGGTCCCACCGGCTGCAAATCCACGGGCTCGACCTGCGGCACGCGCCCAGCGTGGAGCTCTTCGCCAGGTACATCGAACAGACGCACCAGCGACTGGACATCCTCATCAACAACGCCGCGCAGACGGTGCGCCGGCCCCCGGGCTTCTACGGCCACCTGTTGCCGGGCGAGATGCGCCACAGCGACGAGCTGCCCAAGGCGGCGCGCGCGCTGCTGTCGGGCCATGAGGCCTGCGTGGCCACCGTGCAGCCCGCGGCCCTCGGCCCCGGCGCAGCCTCGGGTGGTTCGGAGCTGACGACCACCTGGCGCAGCGGCGACGCGGCGCTGGGCATCCACTCGTCCGCCGCGCTGTCCATGCTGCCCTACGCCCTGGAGCACGAGGGCGACGTGCGCGCCCTCTTCCCCGAGGGCAAGCTGGACGCGGACCTGCAGCAGGTGGACCTGCGGGACACGAACTCGTGGCGCATGAAGCTGGCCGAGGTCCAGACGGCGGAGATGCTGGAGGTCCACCTCATCAACGCGGTGGCGCCCTTCATCCTCTGCGGGAAGCTGAAGCCCCTGATGCTGCGGGACCGCTCGTCCCCCGGCCACGTGGTCAACGTCTCCGCGATGGAGGGCAGCTTCTCGCGCGGCACCAAGACGGACAAGCACCCGCACACGAACATGGCGAAGGCGGCGCTCAACATGATGACGCTGACCTCCGCGCCGGACTACGCCCGCGACAACATCTACATGAACGCGGTGGACACCGGCTGGGTCACCGACGAGGACCCCGCGCAGCACGCCGAGCGCAAGGTGCAGGAGCTGGACTTCCAGCCGCCCCTGGACATCGTCGACGGCGCGGCCCGCGTGGTGGACCCCATCATCGCCTCGGAGAACGCGGGCGAGTTCGTCTGGGGCAACTTCTTCAAGGACTACAAGCACACCAACTGGTGAGCCGGTATGCGATGCGTCATGGGGCCCGGCCACCGAGCCGGCCCCGGCGTCACAAGGTGGACGTGGGTCCCAGGACAGGCCAGCCTAGCGGGCATGGGTCCCGAACAGTTCCACGTCGAAGTCCTCAAGCTGCTGCTTCAAATCGCCACCGTCGACGGCAGCGTCGCCCGCTCCGAGATTGAACACATCATGGACACCGCGCGGGGCATGAGCGTGCCGCTGCCGGAGCTGGCCGCGCTGACGCGCTGTCTCCAGAACGGCGAGCCCCTGCCCCCGCCGAACATGGGCATCCTGCGCACCAACCCCACGGCCGTCATCAAGGAGGCCAAGGCGCTCATCACCAGCGACGGCACCGTGCACGCGGCCGAAATCGAGCTGCTGCGCCAGATTCGCGAGATGCTCGGCGTCATCAACTGACGCCAGTCCCGGGCAAGCGGCTACGACTCGCTCTCCGCGGCCTCCAGCAGCTTGTAGAGCGTCTTGCGGTCCACATCGAGCAGCCGCGCCGCCTCGCTCTTGTTGCCGCCCACGTGTTGCAACACCTGCGCGGCGTAGCGGCGCGACAGCTCGGCCAGGCTCGGCATGTCACCCGCGAGTCCGGCCATCTTCGGGGTGGACGCGTCGCCAATGGGCTCCGGGAAGTCCTGGGGCCCCAGCACGCCCGTCACGTTGAGCGCCAGCGCCCGGGCCACCACGTTCTCCAACTGCCGCACGTTGCCCGGCCAGTCATAGGCCGCCAGGCGCGCGTTGGCCTCGGGCGTCACCACCGGCCGCACGCCGCCGCGGGCATGCCGTCCGGCGAAGTGCTCCACCAGCGCGGGGATGTCCTCGCTGCGCTCCCGCAGCGGCGGCAGGTGCAGGTGCACCACGTCCAGGCGGTACAGCAAATCTTCGCGGAAGAGCCCTTCGGACACCCGCGCCTTCAGGTCCTTGTTGGTCGCCGCCACCACGCGCACGTCCACCTTGACGGGGATGCTCTCGCCCACGCGGCGGATTTCGCCCTCCTGGAGCACGCGCAAAAGCTGCGACTGCACCTTCATGCCCACGTCGCCAATCTCGTCGAGGAAGAGCGTGCCGCCGCTGGCCTCCTCGAAGACGCCCCGGCGTGTGCCGGACGCGCCGGTGAAGCTGCCCTTCGCGTGGCCGAAGAGCTCGCTCTCCATCAGCGACTCCGTAATCGCGCCGCAGTCCACGGGGATGAAGGGCCCGTTCATGCGCGGCGAGCGCTTGTGCAGCGCGCGCGCCACCATCTCCTTGCCCGTGCCCGTCTCGCCGGTAATCAGCACGGGCACGTTGCTGGCCGCCGCGCGCGCCACCTGCTTGTACACCTCCAGCAGCGCGGCGCTGCGGCCCACCAGCATCGGCGAGCCCCGCTCCACCTGCTGGCGCAGCGAGCGGTTCTCCTCCACCAGCCGCTTCTGCTCCAGCGCGCGCCGCGCCACGCGCAGAATCGCGTCCACGTCGAAGGGCTTGGCCAGGTAGTCGAACGCGCCCTGCTGGATGCTGTCGAGCGCGCCCTCGATGTTGCCGAAGGCCGTCACCACCACCACCGGCGTGTCCGGAAGCTGCGTCTTCACCTCGTGGAGCACCTTCAGCCCATCCCCCGGCTCGGGCATGGCCATGTCGGTGAGAACCAGGTCGAAGGCGCCCTCCGCGATGCGCTCGGTGGCGCGGCGCGGGTCCTGCGCCTGCGTCACCGCGCCCAGCGGGCCCAGCAAGCGCTGGAGCAAATCACGGGCCTGCGGGTCATCATCCACGACGAGGATGCGGGCTGAGCTCATGTGCCGACCTTGCGCATTCCGGCGGAACCAGTCGCATTGGGGTCACCGCCGGTGCCCGCCGCCGGGCGAACCACGCGGGGGAAACGCACGACGACGTGCGTTCCCTTTCCTTCTTCCGAGCGCACCACCAACGTGCCGCCATGCGCCTCCACCACGCGCTTCGTGGTGGCCAGCCCCAGGCCGTGGCCCGGCAGGTTCCGCACCTCGGGCGCGCGGAAGAAGGGCTGGAACAGCGAGGCCTGCGTGTCCGCCGCCATGCCGATGCCGTTGTCCACCACCTCCAGCACCGCCATGTTCCCCTCGGTGGCCACCCGCACCTTCACGAGGGGGGCCGGCTGGCCCGCCGTGTACTTCACCGCGTTGGTGAGCAGGTTGCGCGCGCTCACCTGCAAGAGCTGTCCAGGGCAGTCCACCGCGACGCCGGGCGACAGGTCCCGCTCCAGCGACACGCCCTGCGCCGCCGCCGTCTGCGCCACCTCCAGCAGCACCGTGGTGACGGCCGTGTCCAGTTCGCCCACCGTGCTCTCGCCGCGCGTGCCGGCGCGGCAGAAGCGCAGCAGCGCCTCGATGAGCTCGCCCATGCGCACCGCGCTGGATTCACACTGCGCCAGCATCTCCAGCGCGCCCGCGTCCTGCACCGCGCCCGTGCGGCGGATGAGCGTCAGGTAGCCCTTGAGCGGCGCCAGCGGCGAAATCAGGTCGTGCGCCACGCGGCGGGTGAACGAGTCCAGCTCCTGGTTGTGCCGGCCCAGCTCCTCCAACTGCCCCTGGATGATGGCCTCCTGCCGCTTGAGCAGGGACGTGACGCGCCAGCCCACCAGCAGCGACAGCAGGATGGCCAGCAGCGTGGCGCCCGCGCCCAGGGCCGTGTTGCGCACGCGCAGGTCCTCGAAGCGGTTCACCAGGCGCCGGGCCTCGGCCGCGTTCTCCTCCTCCAGCGCGCCGCCCAGCGCGTCCAGCTCCGCGCCCAGCGGGCGGATGCGCTCGGCCAGGTGGCGCCGCGCCCGCTCGGCCTCGCGGCGCTGGGAGAAGACGGCCGCCGCGCGGACCTGGTCCGCCAGGCCCTGACAGGCGGCGTTGAAGCGGTACCACAGCGCCTTCTCGCCCTGCGGGAGGTTGCGCGTGTACGCCTCCGACGAGGCGCGGATGTCGCCCAGAATCTGCTCCATCACCGCGTCCGCGGCGCGGCGCTCGGCGTCACCGGTGGCGCGGATGTGGGCTTCGATGGCGGACTCGAGCGACAGCGCGTCCACGCGGATGCGTCCAATGGAGCCGGCCCGCTCCAGCGCCTCCTGAACCAGCCCATCCACCTGCCGCCCGGTGCGGACCTCCGTCCACAGGGTGAACGCGGTGACGGCCGACAGCAGGACGACGACGAAGAAGAAGCCGGCCCGGTAGCCGCGAATGGGGATGCGGGAGCTCGCCACGCCGTTCCTCTATCACGGGGATGCGGCGCCGCGCGTCAGCCGGGACGTCAGGGCGCCGTGGGCTCGACGTTCCCGGCCGCGGGGGGAGCAGCCGGCTGCGACGAATTGTTCAGTCGCCGCCGGGCCCGCTCCAGCGCGGACTCGTACCAGACGTCCGACAGCTCCTCGTGCATCTCCTTGAGCTCCTTGAGCTCATTGACCTCGCGCTCCAGCGCCAGGAGCTGCGTGTTGTGCTCCTCCAGCGCGTGCCGGTCCGCCTCGGTGCGCACCAGCTCCTCCAGCAGCGCCACGCGGCCCTGCTCCGCCTCGGCGCGCTCCAGCCGCAGCCGCTCCAGCGCGGACTCCAACTGGGCCATGCGCAGCGCGTAGGCCTCGGTGCGCTCGCGCTCCGACTCGTACTCGCGACGCCACCGGTCCGCTTCAATGACCTGGGCCTCCAGCCGTTCGAGCGGGATTCCCGTCGCGCAACCCGCACCCAGGACGGCCAACGCTGTCGCGACACAGAAGAACCGCATGAACCATCTCTCCCACACCATGACCGCGCGACATACGCGGCGAGGGCGCCGGGCCGATACCGTGTAACCGGATGACGCGTGCAGCTTGCTCAACTGCCCCGTCATCGTCAAAGCAGCAACTGCCTGACTGGGGAGCGTGCCCCCATTGTCGGAGCCCCAACTGCGGAGTTTCTCCCCAAGAACAGCACGCGCGCCCAACGCGCTCCCTCTGACAGACGCCATGGCACGGCGCCTGCTCAAGCCCTCGCTCGCTGGGACGGCGCAATCACGCGCCGTCTTTCGTCACCGGAGCTTTTCATGAAGACCGTGTTCGCCGCTGCCTTCCTCGCCGCCGCCACCGCGTTCGCCAACACCCCGGCCCCCGCCGCGGAGCCCGCTGCCGAAGTTCAGCCCGCCGCCGTCGAGGCCAAGGCGGAGACCGTGGACGCCGCGGAGGCTCCGAAGGAGCCCCAGGCCGAGGCGGCTCCCGAGGCCAAGCCCGCGAAGAAGAGCAAGAAGGCCAAGAAGACGGGCTCGGCCACTGCCGCCGACACCAAGTAATCAGCTTTTTCGGCTCTTAAAGCCGTGAAACGGGGGTACCTCTTCCAAGGAGGTACCCCCGTTTCCTTTGCGGGTCTATAAAAACCCATCTCCCCTTGATTTCTGAGACACCCTCTCGAAAAGTGTTTCGAGGTCCGAGAAAACCCATCCGGGTCATACTCACAGAGCAGTCGTCAATCCGTCCAGTGAACATGTGATTTGACAGAAACAGAAGAATCCTGCTTAATACGACTTTAGCGAATCACTGACCGTCCCAGACAGGGGCGGAACTCGAATGGATGCGGTCCCCCCGCCGCTGGAGACAACCCCCAATGATCGAAGCCTTCTCGAAGGTGTCGGAAGCCTCGAAGCTGCTGCTGGAGAAGGGCCTGGTCCCGAGCACCGGCGCCGAGGTGCTGAGCATGGTGGGGCACGCGCTGGGCGTTGACCGCGCGTACATCCTGGAGAACCGCGTCCAGGGGACCTACGGCCGGTTCATCACGGACATGCGGCACGCCTGGGCGGAGGCGCCCACGCCGTCGCCGCTGGCGAACCCGGTGATGCGGGCCTTCTCCTTCCGTGAGTTCGCGCCGGGCTGGGTGGACATGCTGGAGGCCGGCATGGTGGTGGCCTGCCCCACCCGCGACGCGCCGCCCATGATGAAGGACCTGCTGGAGCGCCAGGGCACGCAGTCCATCCTGATGTGCCCCATCAATCCCTCCCGGCAGCAGTGGTGGGGCATGGTGGCCTTCGAGGACTGCCACCGTCCCCGCGCCTGGAAGCCCGAGGAAGTCACCCTCCTCAAGTCCCTGGCCCGCGCGGTGGCGGCGTCCGTCCGACATGGGCAGATGCGCTCCTCCCTGGACCAGGTGCGAAACAGCCTGCGCCAGGCCGTGAGCCGGACGCCGCTGTCCGGAATCTGAGCGGCTGCTCGGAGGCCCGCCTGACGGCTTGCCGGGGGGCAATGCCGACCCGTGCATGAGCGGACATTTCCAGCGCCGGGTTTCTGCTACCCTGGCCGCCCCTTCGCTCACCGCCATGTCCTCAATCGACCCCACCGCGATCAGCCGGCCGCGCTCCCCGGATCTCATCAGCGGCTACCACCTCGACAAACTGGTCGGTAGCGGAGGCATGGGAGAGGTCCACAAGGCCACGCAGCTCTCGCTTGGCCGCACGGTGGCCGTGAAGCTGCTGAACCCGGAGCTGGCGAAGGACCCGTCCTTCATCGCGCGCTTCCAGAAGGAAGCCGCCGCGCTCGCCGCGCTGAGCCATCCCCACATCGTCTCCATCGTCGACAAGGGGAAGACGGACACCACCTACTACCTGGTGATGGAGTTCGTGGATGGCCCGTCGCTGCGCGAGCTGATTCGCGCGCCGCAGCTCGACGTCATCGGCGCGCTGCGCCGCATGCTGCAGATCTGCCGCGCCATCGAGTACGCGCACGGCCGAGGCGTCATCCACCGGGACTTGAAGCCGGAGAACATCCTGCTGGACCAGCAGGCCGGCGGCATCGCCAAGGTGTCGGACTTCGGGCTCGCCTCCTTCCTGGACGACGCCAGCCCCTCCTCGCGCTACGCGCTCACCTCCACGCACGTGTCCATGGGCACGCTGTCGTACATGGCGCCCGAGCAGCGCGTGGACGCGAAGAACGCGGATGCGCGCGCGGACATCTTCTCGCTGGGCGTCATCCTCTACGAGTGGCTCACCGGAGAGGTGCCGCTGGGCACCTTCGATCCGCCGTCGCGGCGCAAGCCGGGGGTGGACACGCGGCTGGACGCCATCGTCACCCGCTGCCTCAAGCCGGACCCGGACGACCGCTACCCCTCCGTCAGCGCGCTCATCGCGGACCTGGAGCTGCTCGTCCCCGGCAGCCTGCCATCGCTGGCGCCGGTGAAGCTGACGCACTTCCAGCGCGTGGGCCAAGGCTTGCGCAAGACGGTGCGCATGGCCCTGCAAGCCGCGGCCGTGCTGCTGGTGATGGCGGCGCTGGCCGTGCTGGGCCGGGAGTGGCTGCGCAGCGGCGACACGCCGGTGCCGCCGCAGCCCGGCGCCGCGCTGAACGCGGACCTGGGGCCACCCTCGCCCCGGTCCATGCCCGGGCGCATCGAGACCGGCTCCGAGAAGCGCACGGTGGCCGTGGGTGACGGTCCGGACGCGCCGTCGCTGCTGGTGGCCGGACGGCCGGTGGAGGCGGAGGAGAAGGCCATCATCTTCCCGCCGGTGGAGGAGCGCTCGCAGACGCGCGTGGGCCGCGCCCGGGTGGACGTGGTGGGCCTGGACGGCGACATCGCCGTGCTCAGCGCCCGCGTGCGCGCGGACGCGCCGCCGGACACGTGGAAGCGCCGCGCCTACCACATGGTCTACGGGCCGTCGCAGCAGGCCCCCGCGGCCGCGCTGCTGCTCCAGGGCAGCACGGGGCGCTACGTGGCGCTCATCCATGACGGCGCAGGCGCGCCGCTTCGGCTGGAGTGGGCGCTGGGCGAGCGGCGAGGCACCATGCTGGGCCTGGCCTCGCCGGAAGGCGAAGCGGCACTGGAGCTGCGCGTGGACGCCGACGGCGTCATGCAGGGCTACGTGGGCAAGGGCAAGGACCAGCGGGCCATTGGCGAGCCGCTGAACCTGGGACCGGGCTGGATGGAACACTTCGGTGACGCGCCGGTGCCCGCCTTCGGCTGCATCGAGGGCACCTGCCGCGCGGAGGGCTTCCTCTACACCGTGCGCCGCGCGCCGCCCCCTGGGACGACGGCCCCGGTGCCGGAGCTGCCCAAGTCCGTGGTCGCCGCGGCGCCGGCCAAGGCGGTGGTGCCCGCCAAGCGGCCCCCGCCGCCCCCGCCCCCGAAGAAGCAGCCCGCCAAGGGCTCCTCGAAGACCCCCGCCAAGCGGCGGTAAAGCGTCCGGCAGCGCGCGTCCGGACACTCTCGCGCAGGGGAATATGGCCAGGGCCAAGGGATTGCACTATCCCTGGGCCCTCCTATGCGCACCTTTCGATCTCGCTTCGCCGCGCTCGCACTCGCCGCAACCCTCACGGGCTGCTCCCATTCCGCCTCCACGGCGACGCCCCGCGTGCTCGAAATCGCCGCGGAGCGCGCGCAGAAGGGCACGCAAGAGGCTCGCACGCTCGCGTTCGCGGGCTTTCACGCCCTGCTCGTCGCGGGTGACGCCACGCTGGCGCAGCAACGCTTCGACGACGCCATCGCCCGGGACGCCGGTGACGTCTACGCCCTGGCCGGGCAGTCCCTGATGGCGCGGCGCGCGGGCCGTCCCGACCGCGCCCTGGCCGCGTCGCTGGAGGTGGCCGCGCGCGCGCCCAAGCACCCGTTGGCCACCATCGCCGCGCGGCACGTGCTGGAATCGGTGGGCACGTCGCGGGCGCTGGACGACGACATCCTCCAGGGCGTGGACCGGGCGCTGGCGGCGGGCGCGACGGGCGAGACCGCCTATCTGCTGCGCGGCGCGCGCATGTCCGTCGCGGTGGTGCGCGGCGAGGCGCAGGCGCGCGACGCGGCCATGCTGGAGCTGGGCGGCGTGAATCAGGTGTCCCTCGCCGGCCCCTTCTCGCCCTACCACCTGCTGGCCTGGGACGAGAGCACGCCCATCCACCAGAACGGCTCGCTGGCGGGCCCCTTCACCGGCGCCTTTGGCCCGCTGCCGGTGCGCACGCTGGAATCGCCCGACGGGCGCATGGACCTGACGGGCGAGCCGGGCCCGGGGGACAACTACGTGCAGGCCTTCG
This genomic window from Myxococcus hansupus contains:
- a CDS encoding serine/threonine-protein kinase, whose translation is MSSIDPTAISRPRSPDLISGYHLDKLVGSGGMGEVHKATQLSLGRTVAVKLLNPELAKDPSFIARFQKEAAALAALSHPHIVSIVDKGKTDTTYYLVMEFVDGPSLRELIRAPQLDVIGALRRMLQICRAIEYAHGRGVIHRDLKPENILLDQQAGGIAKVSDFGLASFLDDASPSSRYALTSTHVSMGTLSYMAPEQRVDAKNADARADIFSLGVILYEWLTGEVPLGTFDPPSRRKPGVDTRLDAIVTRCLKPDPDDRYPSVSALIADLELLVPGSLPSLAPVKLTHFQRVGQGLRKTVRMALQAAAVLLVMAALAVLGREWLRSGDTPVPPQPGAALNADLGPPSPRSMPGRIETGSEKRTVAVGDGPDAPSLLVAGRPVEAEEKAIIFPPVEERSQTRVGRARVDVVGLDGDIAVLSARVRADAPPDTWKRRAYHMVYGPSQQAPAAALLLQGSTGRYVALIHDGAGAPLRLEWALGERRGTMLGLASPEGEAALELRVDADGVMQGYVGKGKDQRAIGEPLNLGPGWMEHFGDAPVPAFGCIEGTCRAEGFLYTVRRAPPPGTTAPVPELPKSVVAAAPAKAVVPAKRPPPPPPPKKQPAKGSSKTPAKRR
- a CDS encoding L,D-transpeptidase family protein — translated: MRRWLPLVLLLPGIACTPPPGPEDFTPDASGARESTAPGRGTVSARGSRVPESVNGSAPHDAPTSPSSVAERATVLPEGGAVSGATTGMAPSGPGSGTGATSSGTAPENARVGQPIQAASTGAISIGTAPENARVGHSTDASPSGATSSGTASQNASVTNPRAPGVVATSESLYAAWQRTRADAGTDGGSEVSARRSGDGDPMRRQAAVGHGEVPALSIDPALDESVPPEDDVFHGDGDVTASSEQLTVIPDTQHPGEELVLGPDGEPIEDSESLLGPDGEPLDDTESLLGPDGEPLDDTEWAVGPHGEPLKDTGLVLDDAEPERTGTDAGTGLEPHAIPFAPDAGSLRVRRSIVVRQEPRQNSPSLGTVAQDMRVRWQGETAIRGPDCEAWVQIEPRGWVCERYLEANFREPRVRELPKLREGELTPGIYARVVGKRVRAYPSLAQARARRKGVLLKGSVTVQLRGQVRIRRKTYWRTTEGQYLEARVLREYRPSAFEGVNAEAIAELPPTFAWAQSRTRPSASVEVKLAPDAKAARETVLPPRTLVAVKELSEDGHWVSIAEGHWVARDDLHVAWFTHAPPEVAPGSRWLDVDLDAQVLVAYEGERPVYATLISSGKQGTDTPEGLFRIWIKFAEADMTGSGTAGNETYRVATVPWTMFFQDDYALHTAYWHDRFGEPMSHGCVNLSPKDARLLYAWAAPEVPTGWSMVHATADTPGSWVRIRGQARPTGKAARKVAVASTQVGAP
- a CDS encoding GAF domain-containing protein, translating into MIEAFSKVSEASKLLLEKGLVPSTGAEVLSMVGHALGVDRAYILENRVQGTYGRFITDMRHAWAEAPTPSPLANPVMRAFSFREFAPGWVDMLEAGMVVACPTRDAPPMMKDLLERQGTQSILMCPINPSRQQWWGMVAFEDCHRPRAWKPEEVTLLKSLARAVAASVRHGQMRSSLDQVRNSLRQAVSRTPLSGI
- a CDS encoding sensor histidine kinase, translating into MASSRIPIRGYRAGFFFVVVLLSAVTAFTLWTEVRTGRQVDGLVQEALERAGSIGRIRVDALSLESAIEAHIRATGDAERRAADAVMEQILGDIRASSEAYTRNLPQGEKALWYRFNAACQGLADQVRAAAVFSQRREAERARRHLAERIRPLGAELDALGGALEEENAAEARRLVNRFEDLRVRNTALGAGATLLAILLSLLVGWRVTSLLKRQEAIIQGQLEELGRHNQELDSFTRRVAHDLISPLAPLKGYLTLIRRTGAVQDAGALEMLAQCESSAVRMGELIEALLRFCRAGTRGESTVGELDTAVTTVLLEVAQTAAAQGVSLERDLSPGVAVDCPGQLLQVSARNLLTNAVKYTAGQPAPLVKVRVATEGNMAVLEVVDNGIGMAADTQASLFQPFFRAPEVRNLPGHGLGLATTKRVVEAHGGTLVVRSEEGKGTHVVVRFPRVVRPAAGTGGDPNATGSAGMRKVGT
- a CDS encoding TerB family tellurite resistance protein codes for the protein MGPEQFHVEVLKLLLQIATVDGSVARSEIEHIMDTARGMSVPLPELAALTRCLQNGEPLPPPNMGILRTNPTAVIKEAKALITSDGTVHAAEIELLRQIREMLGVIN
- a CDS encoding sigma-54-dependent transcriptional regulator, which codes for MSSARILVVDDDPQARDLLQRLLGPLGAVTQAQDPRRATERIAEGAFDLVLTDMAMPEPGDGLKVLHEVKTQLPDTPVVVVTAFGNIEGALDSIQQGAFDYLAKPFDVDAILRVARRALEQKRLVEENRSLRQQVERGSPMLVGRSAALLEVYKQVARAAASNVPVLITGETGTGKEMVARALHKRSPRMNGPFIPVDCGAITESLMESELFGHAKGSFTGASGTRRGVFEEASGGTLFLDEIGDVGMKVQSQLLRVLQEGEIRRVGESIPVKVDVRVVAATNKDLKARVSEGLFREDLLYRLDVVHLHLPPLRERSEDIPALVEHFAGRHARGGVRPVVTPEANARLAAYDWPGNVRQLENVVARALALNVTGVLGPQDFPEPIGDASTPKMAGLAGDMPSLAELSRRYAAQVLQHVGGNKSEAARLLDVDRKTLYKLLEAAESES
- a CDS encoding SDR family NAD(P)-dependent oxidoreductase, with the translated sequence MKLAETAPPPDPETPPAPLSLDEVRRATQLLEAIATERFLMATLPEEDRIALLAAAGRVVHPDRDTKSRMQKALRRDKKKTKREHDRIVRATTEIRTLRRSAVFTVPALPPPPPTEAGPERILEQPRRCYVCKAEYRKLHFFYDAMCIECADFNYAKRTQRADLTGKVALITGARVKIGFQASLMLLRSGAAVIATTRFPKDAAQRYLQEPDFADWSHRLQIHGLDLRHAPSVELFARYIEQTHQRLDILINNAAQTVRRPPGFYGHLLPGEMRHSDELPKAARALLSGHEACVATVQPAALGPGAASGGSELTTTWRSGDAALGIHSSAALSMLPYALEHEGDVRALFPEGKLDADLQQVDLRDTNSWRMKLAEVQTAEMLEVHLINAVAPFILCGKLKPLMLRDRSSPGHVVNVSAMEGSFSRGTKTDKHPHTNMAKAALNMMTLTSAPDYARDNIYMNAVDTGWVTDEDPAQHAERKVQELDFQPPLDIVDGAARVVDPIIASENAGEFVWGNFFKDYKHTNW